CCTCATGCCCTTGACCGCGCCGCGCGTGGACCCGGGCGGATCGACCAAGGGCGCCGATCGGTAATAGTTCGGGTCGTGCCAGTCCTGCACCCATTCCGCGACATTGCCGGCCATGTCGAAGAGGCCATAGGGGCTCACGCCGTCTGGAAAGCTGCCGACGGGAAGCGTGAGGACCTCGCTCTTGATGCCCCTTTCCTTGGACAACTTCGCTCCTTCTCCTTTGATCCAAAAGGCTTCCCAGTCGGCGCCGCTTTGAAAGTCAACGGTGCGGCCAGCCCAGTAGCTGGCGCTGTTGGCTTTTCTGTGATCCCAGTCATTCCCCCAAGGAAAGCGGCGACCGTCCGTGCCGCGAGCAGCCTTTTCCCATTCGGCCTCCGTCGGCAGCCGTTTGCCGGACCAACGGCAGTAGGCGAAGGCGTCGTTCCAACTCACGTTGACGACCGGGTGGTTGCCGATCCCTTGGAGGGGTTTGCCTTCTTCCCACAAGGTCGAGGCCGGCTTGGGGTTTTCCGGAACACGATGTCCGGTCGCCTGCACGAATCGCAGATAGTCGTCGTTGGTGATCTCGTAGCGGTCGATCAGAAAGGCGCTGAGATAAACGAGCCGTTGAGGCGCTTCGTCGGGGAAGGCGTCGCTGCCGAGTGGGCTCCCCATCAGGAATTCTCCTGCCGGGATGAGGACCATGTCCCGAGATGGAGGTTGGGGATCGGCCGCGTGAAGGGGCTGCTGAGGCCAGAAGGCCAAACAGGCCACGATCAGCACCAGTAGGTGGGCGATCACGATGACTTGCGAAGCCGGCAGGCTTTGGCCACTTCGTCCCGATATTTGGTCCACAGGGTAAGGGCTCGGGAAAGACAGGCCAACACCGCCCGTTGCTGCCGGGCGGTCGTGGCATGGGTCAAGACCATGGCGTAGGCATCCTGGCGGTGCCCGGCTTCGACCTGTTGATGCGCGCGGATCAAATCCATCGTTGCGCGAGAGATGTGATGATGCCGCACGAGCGGATGCTGGTCGATGTAGGTTTCAATCTCGTCCTGAGATTTGGGTTTGGACGGCTCCGCGATCTCGCGCCGGTCCTTGACGCTGCCCTCCACGAAGATGGCGAGCGCCGCGGCACCCACGACCCAGTCGCGATGGGCCGAGACCCGATCGAGCCATGCGCGATAGGCGGCGGCAGCCGGCAAGAGTCTGGCTCGCTGGAAGTCGTCCAACTCGTACCCCAGTCCCCGCATCATCTCCTGAAACAGCTCGGGATGAGACCGCCCGAAGGACAGGCCGCCCGTGTCCTCCTCATAGATATTGGCCGCCAGCATCCGGCGGACGTCCGGAGGCGGGTTCTGGCCGTGGACCCGCGCCAAGAGGACCGGAAAATCTCTGACATAGACGAGATATTCCTGCTGGTAGTGAATCTTCAACTGGTCCTTCGACATGCCCGGTCCCATGAGGATGGGCCAGGCCCAATGATGTTTGCGATCCATGATCGAAAGGCAGGCTTCGGCAAAGGCTTGGCGGCTGAGCGGCGCGTCCGCTGCCGTTGGCCTGGTCGTTGGGGATCGCCTTGCTTTCACGTGAGGGGCCTCCTAGAATTTGCCGTCACGACACAGGCGCTGCCGAAAGGATACGATGCCGATGAACCCCGTCACGCTGCAAAAACCGGATGACATCCTGACGTTTCTTGCCGATATTTCTCTCAAGGGAGCGGGGTTCACGTCCGACTGCCTGCTCGACTATGTGCTCGAAGAAGGCTTCACCGAGCCGATCTTTCTCAATGCCAGCGGGGAAGACGCCGACGCGTTCTACCGGGGGGCGCCGAACGCCTGGGCCCTGTATCAGGTCCGTGAATGGAAACGCGTGCTCACGATTTCCGGGGGGACGGGCCGAGCGCGCCGGGTGCAGATCACCGAGACGCCGTGACGCGTATGCCGCGTCCATCGCAGTGTACGGACGGGAGGGAAATTTTGCAAACGATTGCATGGATTCACGGGCCGCAACCATGAGCATGCGGGGAGAACGGTGATGGTGGTCTTGATCGAACCGCAGGACGAAGGGCAGTTGGCGGTCGTGCGGAGCCTCTTGGATGCCAACGACATCCTCTACTACGTCAAGAACGAATGGTTCGGAAGCCTGTATCCGGGGTTTCCGCTGCCCTTTAACCAGCGGGTCGTCATGGTTCTGGAAGCTGATTACGTCCGCGCCGAGATCCTTCTGCGAGGATTGCGCGATGACGGAGTCCCGCCCGCCGCGTCCTGACCCCGGTCAGTGATACCAGCCGCCGACCAGTACCCCCTCTTCGAAGTAGAGGTAGCGGTGTTTGACTGTGGCGCTGTCGATCCAATCCTCATACACCCATTCTTCCCGGCGCAATCCGTCGTCGGTGTAACTGACCCGCATGGTGTAGGGCGAGCCCCAGGATTGCATGACCTGTTCTCTGGTCATGCCGACGGCGACTCGTTTCTCCGCCACGTGTTTTTCAAAGGTCGGATCGGTCAGCACGGGATAGAATCGCCAGGCCAGCATCGCCGCGAACATCAGGCCGAAGCCGACATAGATGGTCTTGCGCACGAGCGGGCGGCACAGAAACGGTTTGGAGTCTGCGGCTGCGGGAGAAAGCGGTTCATTCGACGCCGGCGGGCGGTCGATCGAATGGTCCTCGCCCAAGTCGGACAACAGGCCGGGCTTGGAGGCTTGTGCAGGAACGTCCATGGTGCGTATCGTAACGAAGCAGGCTGCGGCCGGTCAAGGCGACGTCGGCAAGCCCTTCAGCGTATCAGCGGTTGACCGGGAATCGCTCCGGTCATTCCGCATACTGAGGCATGGGAATTTTCTTGGGGGCCGGCGGCGCCGGCGGCGGCAGATCGGCAAATTCCCGGGAATAGGGATTCAGAATCGGCTCATGCGTGTTCTTCAGCCGCTTCTGGGTCAGTTGGAGACTTTGCGGGGCAATCTCCATGCGATCGACCTTGGCGGTCAAGGTCAAGGGCTGGGGAAGACCCTGGAGTGAAAACAGTTGGAACGCCAGCGTCCAGTCCCACTTGTCCTTGCTCGGATCCCGCACGACGAAGCGCGCGTCCGGAGACGGGTTGCCCTTGAAGAGCAACAGCCAAATGCTGGAACGGAACGCCGGGGCGTCCGGCTCGGACGGGGGACGGAACTCCGGCACAAGCGCCGGGACCTGTGAAATCGGGACCGGGGGCGAAAATTCGACGTCCACCAGATTCACGTAGAGGGTCGGCTCGTCGGAGTGGTCGTTGGGATTGATCACGAAGCCGAACGAATACCGGACCTCGACGCCGTCGCGCTTGAAGGTGTACACGTCTTCGCCGTTTTGCGGCGCGATCAGTTTCTTGAAGTATTTCTGCCAGTCCGCGTAGGAATAGTATTTAAAGACCCGGAGGGCGGCCTTGCGGTCTCGCGCCGCCTGCGGCATGCCGAGTTTGTCGTGCAGCTCGGTTTGGGTCAGTCCGATAAATCCGTCTTCGAAGTAGGGGGCGGACGAAGCGGAAGCGGGGAGCAGACACAGCAACAGCCACGCGCAAACGAAGCTTCCGATGAACAGGCGGTGCGTCGCGACCACGATGGGGCTCCGATTTTTTCATCCTACGAAGGGGAGGGCCTGAAGTCAAGCTAGCCCACACATTATTCATGACCGCTTCTACTGCATCCGCCGATACGCCGCTGCGACAAGTTTGGCTGCCAGGTTCCCGCATCCAAGCGGGCAGGCTCGCCGCTCGGTCGGTCGACATACTGTTTCAAGTATGCCTTCCTCCCTCGCGGCTCCGCGTGGGGGTACCCATTGC
The DNA window shown above is from Nitrospira tepida and carries:
- a CDS encoding formylglycine-generating enzyme family protein — encoded protein: MVLIPAGEFLMGSPLGSDAFPDEAPQRLVYLSAFLIDRYEITNDDYLRFVQATGHRVPENPKPASTLWEEGKPLQGIGNHPVVNVSWNDAFAYCRWSGKRLPTEAEWEKAARGTDGRRFPWGNDWDHRKANSASYWAGRTVDFQSGADWEAFWIKGEGAKLSKERGIKSEVLTLPVGSFPDGVSPYGLFDMAGNVAEWVQDWHDPNYYRSAPLVDPPGSTRGAVKGMRGGSWLKPYMSLRTADRDWGVMDSRPSGTGFRCAKDAY
- a CDS encoding iron-containing redox enzyme family protein; this translates as MKARRSPTTRPTAADAPLSRQAFAEACLSIMDRKHHWAWPILMGPGMSKDQLKIHYQQEYLVYVRDFPVLLARVHGQNPPPDVRRMLAANIYEEDTGGLSFGRSHPELFQEMMRGLGYELDDFQRARLLPAAAAYRAWLDRVSAHRDWVVGAAALAIFVEGSVKDRREIAEPSKPKSQDEIETYIDQHPLVRHHHISRATMDLIRAHQQVEAGHRQDAYAMVLTHATTARQQRAVLACLSRALTLWTKYRDEVAKACRLRKSS
- a CDS encoding putative signal transducing protein produces the protein MVVLIEPQDEGQLAVVRSLLDANDILYYVKNEWFGSLYPGFPLPFNQRVVMVLEADYVRAEILLRGLRDDGVPPAAS